Proteins from a single region of Chlorocebus sabaeus isolate Y175 chromosome 25, mChlSab1.0.hap1, whole genome shotgun sequence:
- the RGS4 gene encoding regulator of G-protein signaling 4, whose protein sequence is MYHMMLLIQKRKGTGSQLLRAGEAEGDRGVGTAELSSDWLDRRSWAIKETPTGLGGRRSEDSDNIFTREEAKYAQSRSHSSSCRISFLLANPKLLNKMCKGLAGLPASCLRSAKDMKHRLGFLLQKSDSCEHNSSHNKKDKVVICQRVSQEEVKKWAESLENLISHECGLAAFKAFLKSEYSEENIDFWISCEEYKKIKSPSKLSPKAKKIYNEFISVQATKEVNLDSCTREETSRNMLEPTITCFDEAQKKIFNLMEKDSYRRFLKSRFYLDLVNPSSCGAEKQKGAKSSADCASLVPQCA, encoded by the exons ATGTATCATATGATGCTTCTAATCCAAAAGAGGAAGGGCACTGGGAGTCAGCTCCTAA GGgctggagaggcagagggagacagaggagtTGGTACTGCAGAGCTGTCGTCTGATTGGCTGGACCGTCGTAGCTGGGCTATAAAAGAGACCCCTACAGGCTTAGGAGGAAGACGCTCAGAGGATTCTGACAATATCTTTACCAGAGAAGAGGCAAAGTACGCTCAAAGCCGAAGCCACAGCTCCTCCTGCCGCATTTCTTTCCTGCTTGCGAATCCCAAGCTGTTAAATAAGATGTGCAAAGGGCTTGCAGGTCTGCCGGCTTCTTGCTTAAGGAG TGCAAAAGATATGAAACATCGGCTAGGTTTCCTGCTGCAAAAATCTGATTCCTGTGAACATAATTCTTCCCACAACAAGAAGGACAAAGTGGTTATTTGCCAGAG GGTAAGCCAAGAGGAAGTCAAGAAATGGGCTGAATCACTGGAAAACCTGATTAGTCATGAAT GTGGGCTGGCAGCTTTCAAAGCTTTCTTGAAGTCTGAATATAGTGAGGAGAATATTGACTTCTGGATCAGCTGTGAAGAGTATAAGAAAATCAAATCACCATCTAAACTAAGTCCCAAGGCCAAAAAGATCTATAATGAATTCATCTCAGTCCAGGCAACCAAAGAG GTGAACCTGGATTCTTGCACCAGGGAAGAGACAAGCCGGAACATGCTAGAGCCTACAATAACCTGCTTTGATGAGGCCCAGAAGAAGATTTTCAACCTGATGGAGAAGGATTCCTACCGCCGCTTCCTCAAGTCTCGATTCTATCTTGATTTGGTCAACCCTTCCAGCTGTGGGGCAGAGAAGCAGAAAGGAGCCAAGAGTTCAGCAGACTGTGCTTCTCTGGTCCCTCAGTGTGCCTAA